A single window of Streptomyces sp. NBC_00464 DNA harbors:
- the dxs gene encoding 1-deoxy-D-xylulose-5-phosphate synthase, with translation MTQPREARQAVTGEGWDLLARIGGPRDLDRLTPEQLEQLAEEIRTFLVDAVSKTGGHLGPNLGVVELTIALHRVFDSPKDKVLFDTGHQSYVHKLLTGRQDFSKLKSKGGLSGYPSRAESEHDIIENSHASTVLGWADGLAKANEVLGKDDHVVAVIGDGALTGGMAWEALNNIAAAKDRPLVIVVNDNERSYAPTIGGLANHLATLRTTDGYERFLARGKDLLERTPVVGKPLYETLHGAKKGLKDFIAPQGMFEDLGLKYVGPIDGHDLEALESALQRAKRFGGPVIVHCLTEKGRGYTPALLDEADRFHAVGKIHPDTGLPVATSGLDWTSVFGEEMVKLGKEREDIVAITAAMLQPVGLTKFEKAFPDRIYDVGIAEQHAAVSAAGLATGGLHPVFAVYATFLNRAFDQVLMDVALHKCGVTFVLDRAGVTGTDGASHNGMWDMSILQCVPTLRIAAPRDADQVRAQLREAVEVDDAPTVVRFSKGAVGPSVKAVGTVGGMDVLRKPAAARPDVLLVSIGALAPMCLEIADLLDAQGISTTVVDPRWVKPVDEAMAPLAAKHRVVVTVEDNSRAGGVGSAVAQALRDADVDVPLRDFGIPPVFLDHASRKEVMAEIGLTAPDIARQVTGLVARLDGRYDDADSRSVVAPVRD, from the coding sequence GTGACACAGCCGCGCGAAGCGCGTCAGGCGGTGACGGGCGAGGGATGGGATCTGCTGGCCCGCATCGGCGGACCGCGTGACCTGGACCGGCTCACCCCCGAGCAGCTGGAGCAGCTCGCCGAAGAGATCCGGACCTTCCTCGTCGACGCCGTCTCCAAGACCGGCGGACACCTCGGGCCCAACCTGGGCGTGGTCGAGCTGACCATCGCCCTGCACCGGGTCTTCGACTCGCCGAAGGACAAGGTCCTCTTCGACACCGGCCACCAGAGCTATGTGCACAAGCTCCTCACCGGCCGCCAGGACTTCTCGAAGCTCAAGAGCAAGGGCGGCCTCTCCGGCTACCCCTCGCGTGCCGAGTCCGAGCACGACATCATCGAGAACTCGCACGCCTCCACCGTGCTCGGCTGGGCCGACGGCCTCGCCAAGGCCAACGAGGTGCTGGGCAAGGACGACCACGTCGTCGCGGTCATCGGTGACGGAGCCCTCACCGGCGGCATGGCCTGGGAGGCGCTGAACAACATCGCCGCCGCCAAGGACCGCCCCCTCGTCATCGTCGTCAACGACAACGAGCGCTCCTACGCCCCGACCATCGGCGGCCTCGCCAACCACCTGGCGACCCTGCGCACCACGGACGGCTACGAGCGCTTCCTGGCCCGCGGCAAGGACCTGTTGGAGCGCACCCCCGTCGTCGGGAAGCCGCTGTACGAGACGCTGCACGGCGCCAAGAAGGGCCTCAAGGACTTCATCGCCCCGCAGGGCATGTTCGAGGACCTCGGCCTGAAGTACGTGGGCCCGATCGACGGCCACGACCTGGAGGCCCTGGAGTCCGCGCTCCAGCGCGCCAAGCGGTTCGGCGGACCCGTGATCGTGCACTGCCTCACGGAGAAGGGCCGCGGCTACACCCCGGCGCTGCTCGACGAGGCCGACCGCTTCCACGCCGTCGGCAAGATCCACCCCGACACCGGCCTGCCCGTCGCCACCTCCGGCCTCGACTGGACCTCCGTGTTCGGCGAGGAGATGGTCAAGCTCGGCAAGGAGCGCGAGGACATCGTCGCGATCACCGCGGCCATGCTCCAGCCGGTCGGCCTGACCAAGTTCGAGAAGGCCTTCCCGGACCGGATCTACGACGTCGGCATCGCCGAGCAGCACGCCGCGGTCTCCGCGGCGGGCCTCGCCACCGGCGGTCTGCACCCGGTCTTCGCCGTGTACGCCACCTTCCTCAACCGCGCCTTCGACCAGGTCCTGATGGACGTCGCCCTGCACAAGTGCGGTGTGACGTTCGTCCTCGACCGGGCCGGGGTCACCGGTACGGACGGCGCCTCGCACAACGGCATGTGGGACATGTCGATCCTGCAGTGCGTGCCGACGCTCCGGATCGCCGCCCCGCGCGACGCCGACCAGGTCCGCGCCCAGCTGCGCGAGGCCGTCGAGGTCGACGACGCGCCGACGGTCGTCCGCTTCTCCAAGGGCGCGGTCGGCCCGTCGGTCAAGGCCGTCGGCACGGTCGGCGGCATGGACGTGCTCCGCAAGCCGGCCGCCGCCAGGCCGGATGTCCTGCTCGTCTCCATCGGGGCGCTCGCCCCGATGTGCCTGGAGATCGCGGACCTGCTCGATGCCCAGGGCATCTCGACCACGGTCGTGGACCCGCGCTGGGTCAAGCCCGTGGACGAGGCCATGGCCCCGCTCGCGGCGAAGCACCGGGTCGTCGTCACCGTCGAGGACAACAGCAGGGCCGGCGGTGTCGGCTCCGCCGTCGCCCAGGCGCTGCGCGACGCCGACGTCGACGTACCGCTGCGGGACTTCGGCATTCCGCCGGTCTTCCTCGACCACGCCTCCCGCAAGGAGGTCATGGCCGAGATCGGGCTGACCGCGCCGGACATCGCCCGTCAGGTCACCGGCCTGGTCGCCAGGCTCGACGGCCGCTACGACGACGCGGACAGCCGCTCCGTGGTGGCGCCGGTCCGGGACTGA
- a CDS encoding sugar ABC transporter permease, with protein sequence MSDLAKTPGPSTEKVEKSATVPAQAEQSAAPIPAVDPRLLIREEGFKGYWSEFTRKVRGGELGSLPVFVGLIVIAIVFQLQNSNFLSASSVANIAVYSSGLGIMAVGIVFVLLLGEIDLSVGSVAGVGAATWAVLNVNHGWPEWLAIVTAILAGTALGALHGFFFAKIGVPAFVVTLAGFLGWSGLQDWLMGGEGSINTPSGSVVENLTNYFFEDKGVGYGLAVVAVVAYAASLLVDSKRRKGAGLPARPIAEIVLRTGVVAVLCFVVAYVLNEPAGARGLPLALVLFLAVLVIADFVARRTTFGRQVFAVGGSPEAARRAGISVDRIRITVFALSGTLGAFGGLFIASLSGGATKSVGGGNTLMLVIAAAVIGGTSLFGGRGKVWSALLGMIVIQSIQQGLNMIGMANAVQYMITGAVLLAAVVIDSVSRRTQKTAGRA encoded by the coding sequence GTGAGCGACCTCGCCAAGACCCCCGGGCCTTCCACCGAGAAGGTCGAGAAATCCGCCACGGTGCCGGCCCAGGCCGAGCAGTCCGCGGCCCCGATCCCCGCAGTGGACCCGCGTCTCCTCATACGTGAGGAGGGCTTCAAGGGCTACTGGTCGGAGTTCACCCGCAAGGTGCGCGGCGGAGAGCTCGGCTCGCTGCCGGTCTTCGTCGGCCTGATCGTCATCGCGATCGTCTTCCAGCTCCAGAACAGCAACTTCCTCTCCGCCAGCTCCGTCGCCAACATCGCCGTCTACAGCTCCGGCCTCGGCATCATGGCGGTCGGCATCGTCTTCGTGCTGCTGCTCGGCGAGATCGACCTGTCGGTCGGTTCCGTCGCGGGCGTCGGCGCGGCGACCTGGGCCGTGCTCAACGTCAACCACGGCTGGCCCGAGTGGCTGGCGATCGTCACCGCCATCCTCGCCGGTACGGCACTGGGCGCCCTGCACGGCTTCTTCTTCGCCAAGATCGGGGTGCCGGCCTTCGTCGTCACCCTGGCCGGCTTCCTCGGCTGGAGCGGTCTGCAGGACTGGCTGATGGGTGGCGAGGGCTCGATCAACACGCCGTCCGGCAGTGTCGTCGAGAACCTCACCAACTACTTCTTCGAGGACAAGGGCGTCGGCTACGGGCTCGCCGTAGTCGCCGTCGTCGCGTACGCGGCCTCCCTCCTGGTGGACAGCAAGCGTCGTAAGGGCGCGGGCCTGCCCGCCCGCCCGATCGCCGAGATCGTGCTGCGCACCGGTGTCGTCGCCGTCCTGTGCTTCGTCGTCGCGTACGTCCTGAACGAGCCGGCCGGCGCCCGCGGTCTCCCGCTGGCCCTGGTGCTCTTCCTCGCCGTGCTCGTCATCGCGGACTTCGTGGCCCGCCGTACGACCTTCGGCCGTCAGGTCTTCGCGGTCGGCGGCAGCCCGGAGGCCGCGCGCCGCGCCGGTATCAGCGTCGACCGCATCCGGATCACCGTCTTCGCGCTCTCGGGCACGCTGGGCGCCTTCGGCGGCCTCTTCATCGCCAGCCTCTCCGGCGGTGCGACCAAGAGCGTCGGCGGCGGCAACACCCTGATGCTGGTCATCGCGGCCGCCGTCATCGGTGGCACCAGCCTCTTCGGTGGCCGGGGCAAGGTCTGGTCCGCGCTCCTGGGCATGATCGTCATCCAGTCGATCCAGCAGGGCCTGAACATGATCGGCATGGCCAACGCCGTGCAGTACATGATCACCGGCGCGGTTCTCCTCGCCGCCGTGGTCATCGACTCGGTCTCCCGCCGTACGCAGAAGACCGCAGGCCGCGCGTAA
- a CDS encoding ATP-binding cassette domain-containing protein gives MIHVSATPVLALRGISKRFGAVQALTDVNLEIHPGEVVALVGDNGAGKSTLVKTISGVHPIDEGAIEWEGRTVRINRPNDAQDLGIATVYQDLALCDNLDVVANLFLGNELRSVSVLDEIAMEKRAKELLDTLSIRIPSVRIPVAALSGGQRQVVAIARALIGDPKVVILDEPTAALGVEQTAQVLDLVERLRERGHGVILISHNMADVNAVADRVAVLRLGRNNGVFDVASTSHEEVIAAITGATDNAVTRRKARTATKEDAK, from the coding sequence ATGATTCACGTGTCCGCTACGCCCGTGCTGGCGTTGCGCGGAATCTCCAAGCGGTTCGGCGCCGTTCAGGCGCTCACCGATGTGAACCTGGAGATTCATCCCGGCGAAGTCGTTGCCCTGGTCGGCGACAACGGCGCCGGCAAGTCAACCCTCGTCAAGACCATCTCGGGCGTTCACCCGATCGACGAAGGCGCCATCGAGTGGGAGGGCAGGACGGTCCGGATCAACCGGCCGAACGACGCCCAGGACCTCGGAATCGCCACCGTCTACCAGGACTTGGCGCTCTGCGACAACCTCGACGTCGTCGCCAACCTCTTCCTCGGCAACGAACTCCGCAGCGTCTCCGTCCTCGACGAGATCGCGATGGAGAAGCGCGCCAAGGAACTCCTGGACACCCTGTCCATCCGGATCCCGAGCGTCCGTATCCCGGTCGCCGCGCTCTCCGGCGGTCAGCGCCAGGTCGTGGCCATCGCGCGCGCCCTGATCGGTGACCCCAAGGTCGTCATCCTGGACGAGCCGACCGCCGCCCTCGGCGTCGAGCAGACCGCCCAGGTCCTCGACCTCGTCGAGCGGCTGCGCGAGCGGGGCCACGGCGTCATCCTCATCAGCCACAACATGGCCGATGTGAACGCCGTCGCCGACAGGGTCGCTGTGCTCCGTCTGGGCCGCAACAACGGTGTCTTCGACGTAGCGTCCACGTCCCACGAAGAGGTCATCGCCGCCATCACCGGCGCCACGGACAATGCCGTCACGCGCCGCAAGGCACGCACAGCCACGAAGGAGGACGCGAAGTGA
- a CDS encoding substrate-binding domain-containing protein gives MNAMTRRIVIGTAAVSMAVSLAACGKAGDDKDSGSGGDSKTIGLLLPENKTTRYETFDRPLIEAKIKALCSDCEVKYNNAGGDTETQKKQFDALVTQGVKVIMLDTVDYKAAKSWVQQADKKGVKVVAYDRLAEGPISAYVSYDNEKIGRLQGEALVKALGDKAKDSNVVMINGSPLDPNAPFFKKGAHSVLDTQVKKVVYEQDIPDWSPDEANKKMGAAIDSLGKSGFQGVYSANDGMAGGIITALKKQGVKVPVGGQDSELAGLQRIIAGEQAFTIYKQIKPQAEVTAEIAVKLLKGEKIDSLTNTKVDSLSGEFKATPSRLYDATVVTKENIASTIIADGVYKASDICTAEFKAACDAAGIK, from the coding sequence ATGAACGCAATGACGCGACGCATCGTCATAGGCACGGCCGCAGTTTCGATGGCCGTCTCCCTCGCCGCTTGTGGCAAGGCGGGCGACGACAAGGACAGCGGCAGCGGTGGTGACAGCAAGACCATCGGTCTGCTGCTGCCGGAGAACAAGACCACGCGTTACGAGACCTTCGACCGCCCGCTCATCGAGGCGAAGATCAAGGCCCTCTGCTCCGACTGCGAAGTCAAGTACAACAACGCAGGCGGGGACACGGAGACCCAGAAGAAGCAGTTCGACGCCCTGGTCACGCAGGGTGTCAAGGTCATCATGCTGGACACGGTCGACTACAAGGCCGCGAAGTCCTGGGTCCAGCAGGCCGACAAGAAGGGCGTCAAGGTCGTCGCGTACGACCGGCTCGCCGAGGGCCCGATCTCCGCGTACGTCTCGTACGACAACGAGAAGATCGGCCGTCTGCAGGGCGAGGCCCTGGTCAAGGCGCTGGGCGACAAGGCCAAGGACAGCAATGTCGTCATGATCAACGGCTCGCCGCTCGACCCGAACGCTCCCTTCTTCAAGAAGGGCGCGCACAGCGTCCTGGACACCCAGGTCAAGAAGGTCGTCTACGAGCAGGACATCCCGGACTGGTCGCCGGACGAGGCGAACAAGAAGATGGGTGCCGCCATCGACTCGCTCGGCAAGAGCGGCTTCCAGGGCGTCTACTCCGCCAACGACGGCATGGCCGGCGGCATCATCACCGCCCTCAAGAAGCAGGGTGTGAAGGTCCCGGTCGGCGGCCAGGACTCCGAGCTCGCCGGTCTGCAGCGCATCATCGCGGGCGAGCAGGCCTTCACGATCTACAAGCAGATCAAGCCGCAGGCCGAGGTCACCGCCGAGATCGCGGTCAAGCTGCTCAAGGGCGAGAAGATCGACTCGCTGACCAACACCAAGGTCGACAGCCTGTCGGGCGAGTTCAAGGCCACCCCGTCGCGTCTGTACGACGCCACGGTCGTGACCAAGGAGAACATCGCCTCCACGATCATCGCGGACGGCGTCTACAAGGCCTCCGACATCTGCACCGCCGAGTTCAAGGCGGCCTGCGACGCCGCCGGCATCAAGTAA